The Halanaerobium saccharolyticum subsp. saccharolyticum DSM 6643 DNA window ATATTTTAAAAAGATGTAGAACTTTGCCGGTGATATTCATTTCAATTTCTGTTGGGCAATTAATTTCTTCTTTAATTTTAGTACCATATTTTATCAATACATTGTTTGGGGTGCCATTTGCTGTTTTAATGCCACCTAGATTAGTAAGTCAGTTAATTAATATACCAGTTTATGCATATTTTATTAGATTATTATTAAATTATGATGCAGTTAAAACTAGAAAAATTAAAGCTGGTACCAGCTGTTAATAAAGAATTGAACAATAAACTAAAGGGCCCAATTTGGGTCCTTTTTCTAGGAGAATTTAGCATGAATAAATTAAATTTGTTTAATTACGATCAAATCAAAGTAAATCTTAATAATACTTTTAATGGAAAAGTCTTTTTGAAAATATTTGATCGTATAGATTCCACAAATGATCAGGCTAAAAATCATCTAAAAGAACTTAAAGAGAAAAATAATAGAATTTATGATAAACAGATAGGAATTTTTGCTGCTGACTTTCAAGAAAAAGGACGGGGGCGAAGAGGTCATAACTGGTTTTCAGGTGGCCCAGCGGGTATATCTGTCTCTTTTTTATTTGAAGCAGGTGGTGATATAGCTCAAATCCCACTAATTACAGCAGCAGCAGCACTTGCAGTGAATGATAATTTTAAAGATTTTGCTTTAAAGACTAAGGTTAAATGGCCAAATGATATTTTAATTGGAAATAAAAAAATTGCTGGTATATTAACAGAATTAGTTTTTGATGAAACTCAATCTGCTTTTGTTATAATAGGTTGTGGTATAAATTTAAATAATAGTACTTTTAATAATAAAATAAGTGATTTTGCAACTTCTTATTATTTAGAAAAAGGAGAAAAAATCAATAAAAATATATTTTTGGCTGGATTAATTAACAAAATGCAGTATTATATAGATGGTTATCTTTATGGAGATAGAAATGATATAATTGAAAGTTGGAAAAAAGAATTGGGTCTAACAGGTAAAAAAGTTGATTTTATTTATAAAAACCATAGTTATACCGGAGTAATTAAAGAAATATTAAATAAT harbors:
- a CDS encoding biotin--[acetyl-CoA-carboxylase] ligase codes for the protein MNKLNLFNYDQIKVNLNNTFNGKVFLKIFDRIDSTNDQAKNHLKELKEKNNRIYDKQIGIFAADFQEKGRGRRGHNWFSGGPAGISVSFLFEAGGDIAQIPLITAAAALAVNDNFKDFALKTKVKWPNDILIGNKKIAGILTELVFDETQSAFVIIGCGINLNNSTFNNKISDFATSYYLEKGEKINKNIFLAGLINKMQYYIDGYLYGDRNDIIESWKKELGLTGKKVDFIYKNHSYTGVIKEILNNGDLLIKLKNGKTKQLDSLNTSLNYKSLAKYNDFK